From Pyrenophora tritici-repentis strain M4 chromosome 1, whole genome shotgun sequence, the proteins below share one genomic window:
- a CDS encoding Smc, Chromosome segregation ATPase, translated as MGYIKQITIQGFKSYKEQLQIEPFSPNCNVVVGRNGSGKSNFFAAVRFVLGDDYHNLGREERQALLHEGSGSAVMSAYVEVCFDNTEDRFQTGKPEFYLRRTIGAKKDEYSVNRKNATKSEVMQILESAGFSRSNPYYIVPQGRVTALTNMKDSERLKLLKEISGSNVYEERRANSLKLLADTDNKCANIDGVVTTINERLDELEGEKEELEAWSRNDKERRSLMYTLKSREEADLEAAIENIDQLESHGREMKENNEAAFVQTEAEIAQIDTDINKRRGDLDVLREDRVQSEQERKSATLEKAKIELELKALQDNQSVAQRTKKTRDTQIKSLQQQIRAREAELKQLLPEYNAKKEEEEAVRSQLLEAEGQQKRLEEKQGRTAFYTTKRQRDEALRAQIEEANDDLSRRKAVLMQTSEEITQLESDIERIEGEIAHLRSTIESEGDASVNLAAKVEQAKDAYKAVHDEQTNLYREENRVNTQLTNSQAELRKAESTFSRLLDHGTSRGLESLRRYQKEGDLEGVHGTIADLLEVNNDYRSVTEAAAEGALFNVVVDNDEVSSKLIDRLIKDKGGRITFIPLNRIRGHDMNLPATGDMQPLLPKLRYDQRFENAFSHVFGKIVVCPDLTACKKNAKQYNVRAYTLDGDNASRKGQYRGGYHDPSKSKIRAYQALAEIRTQYDELLQRKREIATELEQKRQQLTAALSEVRRREHEKDKGENSYAPMREELRLKQRTLREIQESLARKRMTASTLQSAINQLGAQQSDWEAEVASKFEKALSNDEEQMLTTLRSTVQDLKRQFARAKEERAALETRKVEAELDLNENLQPELDNIQAQQGGVGGSTSQSARLREYERALDDVNQTITNLDLQIQETDAQIEEIRAQLGELENLRNEKEATNRQLARMMAKQEQSMSKKDSDRSRLTDRLAEVKRDIRDLGTLPEDVDRKYTKWDTTKVTKELTKANQALKSFAHVNKKAFEQYENFTRQRRTLTERRAELDTSRKSIENLIDVLDQRKDEAIARTFKQVASAFGEVFQQLVPIGRGRLIINRKSDRDARRGGGDDASSDEEEEATQGKKSKVEEYTGVSIAVSFNSKHDEQQKIGQLSGGQKSLCALALIFAIQKCDPAPFYLFDEIDANLDAQYRTAVAQMLEKLSGQGGKNKDGGGQFICTTFRPEMVYVADRCYGVSYSNKTSSIDVVQREDALKFVEGMQKT; from the exons ATGGGATACATCAAGCAGATCACGATCCAGGGCTTCAAGAGCTACAAGGAGCAGTTGCAAATCGAGCCTTTCTCACCCAACTGCAATGTAGTCGTCGGTCGCAATGGTTCCGGAAAGAGTAACTTCTTCGCCGCTGTACGTTTCGTACTGGGCGATGACTACCACAACTTGGGCCGCGAAGAGCGGCAGGCCCTGCTACACGAGGGTTCTGGCTCGGCTGTCATGTCAGCATATGTCGAGGTGTGCTTCGACAACACAGAGGACCGCTTCCAGACGGGCAAGCCAGAATTCTACTTGCGCCGGACGATTGGCGCAAAGAAGGACGAGTACTCAGTCAACCGCAAGAACGCTACCAAATCCGAAGTTATGCAGATCCTCGAATCTGCCGGTTTCTCGCGATCAAACCCCTACTACATTGTACCCCAAGGTCGTGTGACGGCACTTACCAACATGAAGGACTCTGAGCGATTGAAGCTGCTGAAGGAGATATCCGGTTCCAATGTGTACGAAGAGCGCCGCGCAAATAGTTTGAAGCTGCTCGCCGATACCGACAACAAGTGCGCCAACATTGACGGCGTGGTAACCACAATCAACGAGCGTTTGGACGAATTGGAGGGCGAGAaggaggagctggaggcaTGGAGCCGGAACGACAAGGAACGCCGGTCGTTGATGTACACATTGAAGTCACGCGAGGAGGCCGATCTCGAGGCCGCTATTGAGAATATCGACCAGCTTGAGAGTCACGGCCGTGAGATGAAGGAAAACAACGAGGCGGCCTTTGTGCAGACCGAGGCAGAAATTGCACAGATCGACACGGATATCAATAAGCGGAGAGGTGACTTGGATGTTCTCCGGGAGGACCGTGTGCAGTCGGAACAGGAACGCAAGTCGGCAACACTGGAGAAGGCGAAGATCGAGCTCGAGCTCAAGGCGCTGCAGGACAACCAGTCGGTCGCCCAGCGAACGAAGAAGACGCGCGATACACAAATAAAGTCGCTCCAGCAGCAGATACGAGCACGAGAGGCAGAGCTGAAGCAACTGCTACCCGAATACAACGCaaagaaggaggaggaggaagccGTCAGATCACAATTGTTAGAAGCTGAAGGCCAACAGAAGCGGCTCGAGGAGAAGCAGGGTCGTACTGCTTTCTACACCACCAAAAGGCAGCGAGACGAAGCATTGCGCGCCCAGATAGAGGAAGCAAATGACGACCTTAGCCGCCGCAAGGCTGTTCTCATGCAGACTAGCGAAGAGATCACTCAACTGGAAAGCGACATCGAGCGTATTGAGGGTGAGATTGCCCATCTCAGATCAACCATCGAGAGTGAAGGTGATGCCAGCGTTAATCTCGCGGCCAAGGTCGAGCAAGCCAAGGACGCCTACAAGGCTGTACATGACGAGCAGACAAACCTCTACCGCGAGGAAAACAGGGTCAACACTCAACTTACAAACTCCCAAGCCGAGCTCCGAAAGGCGGAAAGTACATTTTCTCGGCTGCTCGACCATGGCACCAGTCGTGGACTTGAGTCATTACGTCGCTACCAGAAAGAAGGAGATCTGGAGGGAGTTCATGGCACTATCGCCGACCTACTGGAAGTTAATAATGACTATCGGTCTGTCACAGAAGCTGCTGCTGAGGGTGCTCTGTTCAACGTGGTCGTAGACAACGACGAAGTGTCCAGTAAACTCATCGACAGACTGATCAAAGACAAGGGCGGACGTATCACTTTTATTCCCCTCAATCGTATTCGGGGACATGATATGAATCTACCTGCCACGGGCGATATGCAACCACTGTTGCCGAAATTGAGGTATGACCAACGATTCGAAAATGCCTTCAGCCATGTCTTCGGTAAGATCGTTGTCTGCCCTGATTTGACTGCTTGCAAGAAGAACGCGAAGCAGTACAACGTTCGCGCGTATACTCTGGATGGAGATAATGCTTCGCGAAAGGGCCAGTACCGAGGAGGTTACCACGATCCGTCCAAGTCCAAGATCAGGGCTTATCAAGCTCTCGCCGAAATACGCACGCAATACGACGAATTACTGCAACGTAAGCGCGAAATTGCAACAGAACTTGAACAGAAGCGTCAGCAACTCACTGCAGCTCTAAGTGAGGTCCGTAGGCGGGAGCACGAGAAGGACAAGGGAGAAAACAGCTATGCACCCATGCGTGAAGAATTGCGGCTCAAGCAGAGGACCCTCCGAGAAATTCAGGAGAGCCTTGCAAGGAAGCGAATGACCGCTTCGACACTGCAGTCGGCAATCAATCAGCTTGGGGCACAGCAGAGTGATTGGGAGGCGGAGGTGGCTTCCAAGTTCGAGAAAGCGCTATCGAACGACGAGGAGCAAATGCTCACTACATTGCGGAGCACTGTTCAAGATCTGAAGCGACAATTTGCACGTGCAAAGGAGGAGCGAGCTGCCCTGGAAACTCGCAAAGTCGAGGCTGAGCTTGATCTCAACGAGAACCTACAGCCAGAACTCGATAACATCCAGGCACAACAAGGGGGTGTGGGTGGCTCGACTAGCCAGTCCGCGCGTTTACGCGAGTATGAGCGCGCACTAGACGATGTGAATCAGACGATTACAAATCTCGACCTACAGATCCAGGAGACTGATGCTCAGATTGAAGAAATACGGGCTCAGTTGGGCGAGCTGGAAAACTTAAGAAACGAGAAGGAGGCTACCAATCGGCAGCTCGCTAGGATGATGGCAAAGCAAGAGCAATCCATGTCCAAGAAAGACTCAGATCGCAGTCGTCTCACCGATAGGCTGGCTGAGGTAAAACGAGACATTCGAGACCTGGGGACTCTTCCAGAAGACGTGGATCGAAAGTACACCAAATGGGACACCACAAAG GTGACCAAAGAGCTTACCAAAGCCAACCAAGCCCTCAAGAGCTTCGCCCACGTCAACAAGAAGGCGTTTGAACAATACGAAAACTTTACACGCCAACGCCGCACCCTCACCGAACGCCGCGCCGAACTAGATACCTCGCGGAAGTCGATCGAAAACCTCATCGACGTGCTGGACCAGCGCAAGGATGAAGCCATTGCCCGTACCTTCAAGCAAGTTGCCTCGGCCTTTGGCGAAGTCTTCCAACAACTCGTACCCATCGGTCGCGGCCGTCTCATTATCAACCGAAAGTCCGACCGCGACGCCCGCCGCGGCGGTGGCGACGACGCCTCCTcggacgaagaagaagaagcgaCACAAGGCAAGAAGAGCAAGGTGGAAGAATACACGGGCGTCTCCATCGCCGTATCCTTCAACAGCAAGCACGACGAGCAGCAAAAAATCGGCCAACTCTCCGGTGGCCAAAAGTCTCTCTGCGCCCTCGCCCTCATCTTTGCTATTCAAAAATGCGACCCCGCGCCTTTCTACCTCTTCGACGAAATCGACGCCAACCTCGATGCGCAGTACCGTACCGCTGTCGCGCAGATGCTCGAGAAACTCAGCGGCCAGGGTGGCAAGAACAAAGACGGTGGTGGCCAGTTCATCTGCACAACTTTTAGACCTGAGATGGTGTATGTggctgatcgctgctatgGAGTCAGCTACTCGAATAAGACGAGTAGTATTGATGTTGTGCAGAGGGAGGATGCACTCAAGTTTGTGGAGGGAATGCAGAAAACTTAG